Proteins from one Ranitomeya variabilis isolate aRanVar5 chromosome 1, aRanVar5.hap1, whole genome shotgun sequence genomic window:
- the LOC143794976 gene encoding olfactory receptor 5V1-like, whose translation MANNQTIWLKNFTLLGLTNNAKNELILFVFFLVVYVVTVLGNSLMVITITLSSTLHSPMYFFLRNLSIVDVCYTTSTVPKLLLDFLSDVKRISFFGCVAQLYSFISFGGIECLLLAAMAGDRYVAICMPLRYTEVMSWKLCMILAALCWIIGLLNSLAHTVFTFRLPFCRSRSLNHFFCDIPPLLALSCADTTINEVVVYTAGGSVIVGSFMLTILSYIFIVKSILKIRTTTGRQKAFSTCASHLVVVILYYGTIVFTYIRPTSTYSLDQDRVVPILYGIITPMLNPIIYSLRNKEVHGALTKVILRKHSPH comes from the coding sequence ATGGCAAACAACCAGACCATATGGCTCAAGAACTTTACCTTGCTTGGATTGACTAACAATGCTAAAAATGAATTAATCCTATTTGTGTTCTTCTTAGTAGTTTATGTAGTTACAGTTCTAGGCAATTCTTTGATGGTCATTACTATCACGCTGTCTTCAACTCTCCACTCTCCAATGTACTTCTTCTTGCGTAATCTCTCCATTGTAGATGTGTGCTATACAACTTCCACTGTTCCTAAACTTCTTTTAGATTTTTTGTCTGATGTGAAAAGAATCTCTTTCTTTGGTTGTGTGGCTCAGTTATATTCCTTTATATCTTTTGGTGGGATTGAATGTCTCCTGCTTGCTGCTATGGCTGGTGATCGTTATGTAGCTATTTGCATGCCACTGCGCTACACTGAAGTCATGAGTTGGAAACTGTGCATGATACTTGCTGCACTATGTTGGATTATTGGCCTACTGAATTCTCTCGCTCATACAGTCTTCACATTCCGATTACCATTTTGCAGGTCTAGGTCTCTTAACCACTTTTTCTGTGACATACCACCTCTTCTCGCCCTATCTTGTGCTGATACTACTATTAATGAAGTTGTCGTATATACTGCTGGAGGGTCCGTGATTGTAGGATCTTTCATGTTAACTATTTTGTCTTATATTTTTATTGTTAAATCAATTTTGAAAATAAGGACAACAACAGGAAGACAGAAAGCATTTTCAACTTGTGCCTCTCATCTGGTAGTGGTCATACTGTACTATGGAACAATTGTGTTTACTTATATTCGGCCTACTTCTACTTATTCCCTTGACCAGGATCGTGTTGTTCCTATTCTTTATGGAATCATTACTCCTATGTTAAATCCAATAATTTACAGCTTGAGAAATAAAGAAGTTCATGGAGCTCTAACAAAAGTCATTCTTAGAAAACATAGTCCTCATTAA